A window from Acidobacteriota bacterium encodes these proteins:
- the rdgB gene encoding RdgB/HAM1 family non-canonical purine NTP pyrophosphatase, translating to MATRNKGKVAEVLHALEGLPVQVDLLPDHSRIPEPEETGLTFRENAALKSRYYSRLTGVPTLSEDSGLAVEVLDGRPGVHSARLAPNDGERIRTLLKLIADADPEWPDSRPRARFVSAMCLSLPEERIQVQGEVWGRIVPEARGENGFGYDPVFLYPPLNRTFAQLTIEQKSRISHRSRALRKLRARLKAF from the coding sequence TTGGCAACTCGAAATAAGGGAAAGGTGGCGGAGGTCCTCCACGCCCTGGAAGGACTCCCGGTCCAGGTGGATCTGCTGCCGGACCATTCACGGATCCCCGAGCCGGAAGAAACCGGCCTGACCTTCCGTGAAAATGCGGCCCTCAAGTCCCGCTACTACTCCCGTCTCACGGGTGTCCCCACTCTCTCGGAGGATTCCGGACTGGCCGTGGAGGTGCTGGACGGACGTCCGGGCGTCCATTCGGCCCGCCTGGCCCCCAACGACGGCGAGCGAATCCGGACCCTGCTGAAGCTGATTGCGGACGCCGATCCGGAGTGGCCCGATTCCCGTCCCCGGGCCCGCTTCGTCTCGGCGATGTGCCTGTCCCTGCCGGAGGAGCGCATCCAGGTACAGGGCGAGGTCTGGGGACGGATCGTTCCCGAGGCCCGGGGCGAAAACGGCTTCGGCTACGACCCGGTTTTCCTCTATCCGCCGCTGAACCGGACCTTCGCCCAACTCACCATCGAGCAGAAGAGCCGGATCTCCCATCGATCCCGGGCATTGCGGAAGCTTCGGGCCCGGCTCAAGGCATTCTGA
- the rph gene encoding ribonuclease PH yields the protein MNRRNDGRRPDDLRPVKVTTGFTRHAEGSVLMECGDTRVLCTASVEKKVPPFLRGAGQGWITAEYGMLPRSTHTRMIREVAKGKLSGRSQEIQRLIGRSLRAVVDLHLLGERTIWLDCDVLQADGGTRTTSITGAFLALALALDRLHGERTLQEPVLLSPVAAVSVGILGDEPVLDLNYREDFAAEVDMNVVMTGQDEYVEVQGTAEGTPFGQGQLDRLLELARGGIRQLISRQRAVLEDTTEDAARLFRPDPASNRFAIPVGNSK from the coding sequence ATGAATCGCAGAAACGACGGACGGCGTCCCGACGATTTGAGGCCGGTGAAAGTCACCACCGGCTTTACCAGGCATGCGGAAGGATCGGTCCTGATGGAGTGCGGAGACACCCGGGTCCTCTGCACGGCAAGCGTCGAGAAGAAGGTCCCCCCCTTCTTGCGGGGAGCCGGCCAGGGTTGGATCACCGCCGAGTATGGGATGCTTCCCCGGTCGACCCACACCCGCATGATTCGCGAAGTGGCCAAGGGAAAGCTCTCCGGGAGGAGCCAGGAGATTCAGCGCCTGATCGGGCGGTCGTTGCGGGCGGTCGTGGACCTTCACCTCCTGGGAGAGCGAACCATCTGGTTGGACTGTGACGTGCTTCAGGCGGACGGGGGCACCCGCACCACCTCCATCACCGGGGCTTTCCTGGCCCTGGCCCTGGCTCTGGATCGGTTGCATGGGGAACGGACTCTTCAGGAGCCGGTCCTCCTGTCTCCCGTGGCCGCGGTTAGCGTGGGAATCCTGGGAGACGAACCGGTGTTGGATCTGAACTACCGGGAAGATTTCGCCGCCGAAGTGGACATGAACGTGGTCATGACCGGTCAGGACGAGTACGTCGAGGTCCAGGGGACCGCGGAAGGAACTCCCTTCGGCCAGGGACAACTGGATCGGCTCCTGGAATTGGCCCGCGGCGGAATCCGGCAACTGATCTCCAGGCAGCGGGCCGTATTGGAAGACACGACGGAAGATGCCGCCCGGCTGTTCCGTCCCGATCCCGCCTCCAATCGTTTTGCGATTCCTGTTGGCAACTCGAAATAA
- a CDS encoding thioredoxin domain-containing protein, with the protein MTAFGTHRPNRLIDETSPYLIQHAYNPVDWHAWNDDALYKSKEQDKPILLSIGYSSCHWCHVMEHESFENERIAALMNEGFINIKVDREERPDVDSIYMSFVQMTTGSGGWPLTVFLTPDLVPFYGGTYFPPEDRYGRPGFARILQGVKDAFVERRQEIEAGRSRTLQRLEEAFSWGLAPGDLDSKILDQAHDRCYQQFDHRLGGFGQAPKFPSSMVLAFLVRYCRRTERTSALRMVDVTLNEMARGGIYDQLGGGFHRYSVDDRWLVPHFEKMLYDNALLARVYLEAWQLTDNRFYRQIVDETLGYVQREMWDNEEGGFYSAEDADSEGHEGKFYVWSLEEVESALDSKTARIFCDYYDVTSHGNFEGSNILHPRLERKPYAESLGMAPEELDRLLAGARRRLFAIRRKRIRPGLDDKVLASWNGMMLTAFAEAAFAFDSSEYLEISLRNGEFLYSEMWTGHRLHRSWTMGRARLNGYLDDYAQVVEGWLALYQATGDPVWVDRAAEVTDAQLELFWDAEQGDFHFTSRNHERLVIRHKEFMDNATPSGNAVSCLNLLRLHKLLGRSGYLEKAESMLRRVSLALERHPLAFGYWLQALDHYLGPVHEIAVVGSETQRAPLVQVVRDQYLPNKILAVASGEDDGIGYQIPLLAGKTSIDGGAAAYVCRNFVCRRPVHTPEELKQAIGAAG; encoded by the coding sequence CCGCCCCAACCGGCTGATTGACGAGACCAGTCCCTATCTGATCCAACACGCCTACAACCCGGTGGACTGGCATGCCTGGAATGACGATGCCCTGTACAAGTCGAAGGAACAGGACAAGCCCATTCTGCTGAGCATCGGATACTCCTCCTGTCACTGGTGCCACGTCATGGAGCACGAATCCTTCGAGAACGAGCGCATCGCCGCCCTGATGAACGAGGGATTCATCAACATCAAGGTCGACCGGGAGGAGCGGCCCGACGTGGACTCCATCTACATGAGCTTCGTCCAGATGACCACCGGGAGCGGCGGTTGGCCGTTGACGGTCTTCCTGACGCCGGACCTGGTCCCCTTCTATGGGGGAACCTACTTTCCTCCCGAGGACCGCTATGGACGTCCCGGCTTTGCCCGCATCCTCCAGGGCGTGAAGGACGCCTTCGTGGAGCGCCGCCAGGAGATCGAAGCCGGGCGGAGCCGGACGCTGCAACGGCTGGAAGAGGCCTTTTCGTGGGGACTGGCCCCGGGCGACCTGGACTCGAAGATCCTGGATCAGGCCCACGATCGCTGCTACCAGCAGTTCGACCATCGCCTGGGCGGCTTCGGGCAAGCCCCCAAGTTCCCCAGTTCCATGGTTCTCGCGTTCCTGGTGCGTTATTGCAGGAGAACCGAACGAACCTCCGCCCTTCGGATGGTCGACGTGACGCTCAACGAGATGGCCCGGGGCGGGATCTACGACCAGTTGGGCGGCGGGTTCCACCGCTACTCGGTGGACGACCGCTGGCTGGTGCCCCACTTCGAGAAGATGCTCTACGACAACGCGCTCCTGGCGCGCGTCTACCTGGAGGCCTGGCAACTGACGGACAACCGTTTCTACCGGCAGATCGTCGACGAGACCCTGGGTTACGTTCAGCGGGAGATGTGGGATAACGAAGAAGGCGGCTTCTACTCGGCCGAGGACGCCGACAGCGAAGGCCACGAAGGGAAGTTCTACGTCTGGAGCCTCGAAGAGGTGGAATCCGCCCTGGATTCGAAGACCGCGCGGATCTTCTGCGACTACTACGACGTCACCTCCCACGGAAACTTCGAGGGCTCCAACATCCTGCACCCCCGGCTGGAACGGAAACCCTACGCCGAGAGTCTGGGGATGGCGCCCGAAGAGTTGGACCGGCTCCTGGCGGGGGCCAGACGGCGGCTGTTCGCGATCCGGAGGAAGCGGATCCGGCCGGGGCTGGACGACAAGGTCCTGGCTTCCTGGAACGGCATGATGCTCACCGCTTTCGCCGAGGCCGCCTTCGCCTTCGACAGTTCCGAGTACCTGGAAATCAGCTTGAGGAACGGGGAGTTCCTCTATTCGGAGATGTGGACCGGCCACCGCCTTCACCGGAGCTGGACCATGGGCCGGGCGCGCCTCAACGGCTATCTCGATGACTACGCCCAAGTGGTCGAGGGTTGGCTGGCCCTGTACCAGGCCACCGGCGATCCGGTCTGGGTGGACCGCGCCGCCGAAGTCACGGATGCCCAGTTGGAACTGTTCTGGGACGCTGAGCAAGGAGACTTCCATTTCACCTCCAGGAACCACGAACGCCTGGTGATTCGCCACAAGGAGTTCATGGACAATGCCACCCCCAGCGGGAACGCCGTCTCCTGCCTGAACCTGCTCCGGCTCCACAAGCTGTTGGGGCGATCCGGCTACCTGGAGAAGGCGGAGAGCATGCTCCGGCGAGTCTCCCTGGCCCTGGAACGCCATCCGCTGGCGTTCGGCTACTGGCTACAGGCCCTGGACCACTACCTGGGCCCGGTTCACGAGATCGCCGTGGTCGGGAGCGAAACACAGCGGGCCCCGCTGGTCCAGGTGGTGAGGGATCAGTACCTGCCCAACAAGATCCTGGCGGTCGCGTCAGGCGAGGACGATGGCATTGGATACCAGATCCCCCTCCTGGCGGGAAAAACTTCCATCGACGGCGGGGCCGCAGCCTACGTCTGCCGGAACTTCGTCTGCCGGAGGCCGGTTCACACGCCGGAAGAACTGAAGCAGGCCATTGGGGCGGCAGGCTGA